The proteins below are encoded in one region of Ostrea edulis chromosome 3, xbOstEdul1.1, whole genome shotgun sequence:
- the LOC125659423 gene encoding uncharacterized protein LOC125659423: MGYTPKRKLLKEDALPTIFDDSKPKKIRESSSKRYEKKEKQELINRLLENTCTEPCDQPGPSTSKETDVPINQRKRKLPGKIKSSKKIKLNEDMDIPVFIHTEDKSTSCNIEIELPNHCSACVLRNDPTISISDHAYFKTPTLTSTPMKKPVTDSLQHVHSLRLERMSQCPQEHQFLSFLLSFSSIHSKSLVFSFEAANNSSSLNSGSY; this comes from the exons ATGGGATACACACCAAAGAGAAAACTATTAAAAGAAGATGCACTGCCTACAATATTTGATGACAGCAAGCCCAAGAAAATAAGGGAAAGTAGTTCAAAAAGATATGAGAAAAAGGAAAAGCAGGAG ctAATCAATCGTCTTCTGGAAAACACATGTACAGAACCTTGTGACCAACCTGGACCATCAACATCTAAGGAAACGg ATGTACCAATAAATCAAAGAAAGAGAAAACTACCaggaaaaataaaatcctccaaaaaaataaag cTCAATGAAGACATGGATATCCCAGTTTTTATCCATACTGAAGATAAATCAACTTCCTGCAACATAGAGATCGAATTGCCCAATCATTGTTCAGCATGTGTGCTAAGGAATGATCCAACGATCTCAATATCAGATCATGCTTATTTCAAAACTCCAACTCTCACATCTACACCTATGAAAAAGCCTGTCACAGATTCCTTACAACATGTACATTCTCTGCGACTTGAAAGAATGTCACAATGTCCACAAGAGCACCAATTTTTATCATTTCTTCTGTCATTTTCATCAATCCATTCCAAATCActagtgttttcatttgaagCTGCCAATAATTCCTCTTCATTAAACTCGGGCTCATATTGA